The genomic region tattttttattattaaattttgtttactaaaatactctttaataaattatttttttattgattaaattgtatttttattaaaatacttttataaaaattaataattaaattatttttttctaagataCCTACCCNNNNNNNNNatatttaaaataaatataattattaaattttaaaaaatacaatttaatcaataaaagaataatttattaaagaatattttggtaagcaaaatttaatgataaaaaataaaatttttgctaatgggtatttttttaaaaaataatttattttttcttaaaaaatggataaagttaacattagttaacacaaaaaatttaaaatggattaaagaggaggttttttaaaagttagaagggagaaaaatgtacatttataaaatagaggagaGTGGAGTGTCATTTTAATATCTCGTAGGGAGGAGAGTGGAATTTTCTTTAAAATATAAGAAGAAAACATCTAGTATTCTACATAAAAAAATCATCTATTTACTCAGAAAAAAACATTCGATACCctgtaaaaaaatttatttaatacaTAAAAAGAATTTCgaaaagaaacatctaaaatcATGTAATAAAAACATCCATTTAATTGGAAAGAAACATtgaaaaaacaattaaaaaaaacaaaaaaaaacaagaatGCACTGCAAATCGACGGAAATGTACGACTCGAGGAGGGAGTCGTGGTGGTCGACTGGGTGGCGTGATGCGAGAGAGGGAGCCGTGGTACATCGGGACGGAGGGGCGCTGCGATGATAGTGGCACTGCGAATCGTGAGATGTGAGGAGGGAGCGCGCGATATGGTTGTTAGCTCGGTGGCGCGACGCGAGAGAAGGAGCTGCAGAACATCGGACAGAGGGATCTACGGTGTTCGATGGAGATGTGCAACGCGAGGAGGGATCCACGGTGGTCGAAGGCGCTGCACATCGCAACGGAGAGATGGCAATGGTTGGCGGCACTATGAATCGCGATGGAAGGTGTTGTGGTGGGAGAGGAAGACAAAAAGTGACACGAGTAGGAGTGAGAGAGGAACAAGCGTTGCATGtgtggttttttttttcaattttaggattagatttagGGGTATTTTTATGTGTTATCGGGTCTTTTTGTTGCAGTCCAATGTAATTGACAGGAGTTGATTGATACTCTAattaattttttagattttttttatagatATATCATGCATGTACATCCATTCATTTAGATGACCAATCACGCgatcaatataaaaaatagttattttatttgatattatATTACGTAATGAAATATACGTGTAAAACTATTTTATACTGAtgttgcattaaaattaaatttatagttatttgttatttataaaaaataatattttttattattttttatcatattttgaTATCTCTTGAGTTGTTTTTGTTGTTTTGATCTTTTAAATGTATTTTTGTTCGATGTCTAAATTTTTTGAAAGTGTTTTTTGGCGTGATTTAGTCTAAAATTAATTCATATTGTAATATTGACAGATATATAATTTGTTAAGATGGTAATGCGAAGCTAACAAATCAAAATCTTACCCACGAAAAATTCTGCCGCAATTAAGTTTGATGCTAATTCGAAGCTATCTTGTGGGTTGTGGCCAACAACCTCAGGTTTGAAGTTATTATATTTGAAAACAAATTTAACAATTCAATAATTTCAGTCAATTATGGGAAAATTGtataaaatgttaaaatttttagaatgataaaataatttatcaaatttTGATTTAATACTTTCATTTTTATATTATAGGCAGAACGATAATTAACGATGAAATCATTTGTTATTAGACGGTagcaaattataataaattaNNNNNNNNNNaattataaattttaatttagtctttaaaattttaattgttttaaattttttttgtcaaagatATGgaaactcgaacccgcaacctcttaattaagtatggagagactatgtcatttgagctattgctTCTTGGTTTCAATTGTCTTAATTTAATCCTtaaacttttttaattttaattatgttAGTTTCTGCAATGGTTTtcatcacaaaaacaattgaaaagttTAAAGATTAAATTGAGACAATTAAAacttcaaaaattaaattaacacttgagtatatAATTCCAGagactaaattaaatattttctcAACTTCTAAACTTGTATATTTTCTCTCTGATGAAATATTTGTGTAGAAAATGTTATCCGTGTGCGTTTCATTTTAGAGTACTACAGTACGTATAGTATGCGTTCAAAatgaaaattgacaagagaaAATAATTACAAGAGAAATGCTAGACCGCCGTcaaaaaatttattgtttttattgatagttaattattaatatttaaaaatataagttaaaatatattattaaattattaaattaaaaaaattaaattaataattaaaaataatgattaAAATCTAGTTAGTTACAGCATGTGCCAGCTGTTAAGTTGTTAAGTCAGTTAAACCATGTGCTAGAAGGTTCTCACGGTTAAGTAGTTAGTCACCCCTTTTGTAACACAGCTTCAGTTTTTCATTTTGCTGCATAATGAGATTCAAGACTCACCTCATCCTTCTCAAACCCTCATCTATACCCTTCTTCCTTTGAACTCTGCTTCTGAAGCCTGATAcctttcatggtatcagagcttctgGCTTCACTACGTTCACAAAGCACAAGTAACTAAGAGCTGTTCAACAATGGCACAAAGCTTCGTTGCAACACCGATTTCCATGAAGCTGGAAGAGGACAACTTCTTGCAGTGGAAGGATCAAGCAATTGCAACCATAGAAGGAAATGATATGCTCAGTCACATCACAGGGAGAGGAATCCCTCAACAGTTCATAGCTTCAGAAAACAGCACAGATACAACAATCAATCCAGCTTATCAACAATGGAAACGACAAGATTCACTCCTTAAATCCTGGTTATTGGCTTCAATGAGCAAACCTTTCACCACAAGAATAGTAGGTTGCACGTTTACACATCAAGTGTGGAAAAGATTGGAAGATCACTTCTCCTCACAGATCAAAGCTAAGGTGATGCAGTTGAAAAATAAGCTTAGCACTCTTCAAATTGGAGGTTCAGTAACAGAGTATGTTCTGATGATCAAGAGCACAATTGATGCGCTGGCTTCTGTAGGTGAATCAGTAAAAGAAGCTGATCATGTCAATGCAATCTTGCATGGATTAACTGAGGAATACTCTTCGGTATATACATCAGTGCTTGCTAGATCTGAAAGCATTACAGTGGCAGAGTTGGAGGCAGTATTGCTTGCTCATGAGAGCATGCTTGAAAAATTTCGAAAACCTGAGGCACTTATGCAAGCTAATATAGCACAATTCAGAAACTATGATCAGAACTATCAAGCAAGAAGAGGCTTCAGAGGTGGATTCAGAGGAAGAGGAGGTCGATCATTCAGAGGAGGCAGAGGTTATGCTGTAGGAAGACAAATGCAAGAAGGAGCAAATAGTGGACAGTTCAACAATAATGATGATAGACAATTTGCAAATGGAAGAGGTCAATACAGCAGAGGCCAAAGAATGTACAACTCAAGGGAAAATAATAGTAGGCCACAGTGTCAGCTATGCAACAAAATTGGCCACACTGCAAGAACCTGTTGGTACAGGTATGATGAAGAGGATTATGGAACTGAAGcctataacaacaacaacagccaAGTGACTCAGCCTGCGGCAAACTTCTGCAACTTAACAGCAACACCAGCAATGGTGCAAGATCTCAGCTGGTATCCTGATTCAGGGGCAACACACCACATGACACATGATGCAAAGAACCTGATGGAGAAAGAAGAATACTGTGGCAAAGAGGAAGTTGTGATCGGCAATGGTACAGGTTTGCAGATTTCTTTTGTTGGAAATTCATGTTTCAAAACTAACTTGAGCTCTAGACTTTTGCACTTGAGAAAACTGTTATGTGTGCCTGAGATTACAAAGAATTTGATGAGTGTGCATCAATTATGTTGTGACAATCAAGTTTTCTTTGAATTCCATGATGATAGGTGTTGTATAAAGGCTAAAGACACAGGGGAGGTAGTGCTTCAAGGCACTGTAAACAAAGGTCTCTATAGATTTATCAATCTACACAACCTACAAACAACTCCAGCCGCCTATACCTCTTCTTTAAGAAACACAAATAAATTTGTAATATGGCATGCTAGATTAGGACATGCCAACCATTTAGCTATTTCAAAAATCTTGAAAGCCTGTAATATTGCTGTCTTACCTGAGAAAATAAACTGCTCAGCTTGTTGCATTGGAAAGTCTCACCAACTACCATTTCCTTCTTCACAAACATTGTATACACACCCGCTAGAACTTGTGTATTCAGACATTTGGGGGCCTGCTCCTGTGTCAGATCGTAATGGAAATTGgtattttgtcaattttattgATGCCTTTTCTAAATATACTTGGCTTTATCTAATCAAATCTAGAGCTCAATTAAAAACAGTTTTTGAAAATTTCCAACAAACAGCTGAATTGCAACTAAACACTAAACTCAAGATGTTACAGAGTGACAATGCTGCTGAGTACATTAGTCTATCAAAGAAATTGCAGGAAAAAGGAGTGCTGCATCGATTCTCCTGCCCACATGTTCATCAGCAAAATGGGTCAGCAGAGAGAAAACACAGGCATGTTGTGGAGATGGGACTCACCCTTCTAGCTGGAGCCTCCATGCCTATCAAATTTTGGGGAGAAGCTTTTTGTACTGCTACAAAGCTCATCAATATCCTCCCAACACCGGTTCTAGGTGGTGTATCCCCTGCAGAGAAGCTGTTTGGAAGAAGGCCTTCCTATGAAAACCTGCGTGTGTTTGGTTGCCTTTGTTTCCCACACCAGCGACCATACAATAGGCACAAACTAGACTTCAGATCCTCTCCCTGCACCTTTATTGGCTATGGATCAGTACATAAAGGATATAAGTGCCTTACTCAACAAGGCAAAGTTATCCTAACTCCCAATGTAGTCTTCTTCGAAGATCAGTTTCCTTTCAAGCAAAATACCTTCAGAGCTAACCAACCAGCTTCAGCAACTGAACTCTCACTGCCTACAATTCCAGTTTTACCAAAGTTGTTATCAAACTCACCTGAAAACAGCCATCCCTCCTATCAGAACCAATCCTCAAGCAATCAACAAGAACCTGCAAATGACAGCACTCTTCAATCACTAAGTTCTTCACCCAACCATCATAACCAGCAAGGCCCCATAGCAGAATCATCAACACCAGTCCCTATCCCTATCAGTGACATTGAAGTTGTCCCCCCTAGTTGTGAACCTGAACCACATCCCACAATACCTACACAAAACCTTCACCCTATGATAACAAGAGGCAAAGCTGGAATTGTCAAACCAAAACTCTTCTTGGCAAGTGTTGAACCAAGAAGTGTCAAACATGCTCTCAAAATACCTGAATGGAAGGCTGCTATGGATCTTGAATATGAAGCATTGATGAAAAATAAAACCTGGGAGCTGGTAAAACTTCCCCCAAAAAGAGAGGCCATTGGAAGCAAGTGGGTCTTCAGGTTAAAGTACAATGCAGATGGCTCCCTGCAAAAGCACAAAGCAAGACTAGTTGCTCAGGGGTTTGCTCAGAAGCCAGGGTCTGATTTCTCAGAAACCTATAGTCCAGTAGTGAAGCCTACTTCTATAAGAGTGCTATTGTCAATTGCTCTATCAAGATCATGGACAATTAGGCAGTTAGATGTCAACAATGCCTTCCTACATGGTGATCTGGTAGAGGAAGTGTACATGAAGCAGCCTCAAGGCTATGAACAAGGAGATCCTTCAACAGTGTGTAAGCTCACCAAAGCTCTCTATGGACTGAAACAAGCTCCAAGGGAGTGGTATCATAAACTTGCTAATGGCCTCAAGGAACTTAGATTCACAGCCACAAAGTCAGATGTAGCAGTGTTTATTAGGAATGATAAAAATGTCAAAACCTACATCCTTGTATATGTAGATGATATAATTGTAACTGGTGAATCAGCTGAGACTGTCAGGGAAATAATACAGCAGCTAAATTTGAAGTTTGCCCTCAAAGACCTAGGTGACCTGAACTACTTCCTGGGGATACAAGTAACTAAGACAATAGATGGAGGCTTAGTACTTACCCAACAGAAGTACATTGGTGAGCTCTTGAAGAAAGCTGGTATGGCAGGCTGTGCAGCATGTAACACTCCACTCCCTTCCACAACCAAGATCACAGCTCTTGGGGGAGCAATCTTCAATGATCCAAGTCTTTACAGATCTGTCATTGGAAGCTTACAGTACTTAACCATCACAAGACCTGAAATCTGTTACTGTGTTAACAAATTAGCACAATTTGTTCAATCTCCATTGGACTCTCACTGGAGAATGGTGAAACGAGTCCTGAGATACTTAAGTGGCACTGCTAGCTATGGCCTGCACATGAAGAGAAACGTTGATCAGAGCACAGCTATGAAGATTGTTGCCTATAGTGACTCTGACTGGGCTGGAGATCCAGATGATAGAAAATCAACTAGTGGTTACTGTATATTTCTTGGCTCCAACCTAATCTCTTGGGCCTCAAGGAAACAAACAGCTGTGGCCAGATCTAGCACTGAAGCTGAGTACAGAAGTATGGCAGACACTGTGGCTGAGCTAGTCTGGATCAAAAACTTGATGATTGAATTGATGTTACCTACCCCTGAAGTACCCCTGATTTACTGTGACAATTTGAGCGCTGTGCTCCTAGCAGCGAACCCTATCCTTCACTCCAAATCCAAGCATTTCGAAATAGACCTCCACTTTGTCCGAAATCATGTTAACAGCAAGCAAATTCAAGTAAGCCACATCCCAGGCACCATACAGGTAGCAGATATCCTCACTAAAGCCATACCCTCAGAAGCCTTTCTTAATCTTCGAGACAAGCTCAACATTCATGACCAACAAGCATTTGTCAAGAAAGCCAACAACACTAGTCAAGATCAGCAGCAGCAGAATGAAAAACGAAGGAACATAGAGATGATGTAAGATAACAGTGTTCTTTTTCTGTTGAAAAGCAGAAGCAAAGGAAACTAGAGATAATGTTAGAGACCATGTGTATGAAGACAGAAGCCATCAGGCCCAGCAAGAGTCCAAGCCAGCCCTCTTTCTATTTCTAGCCTCTCTCTTTCAATTTCTCTGTGTACTTGCAGAAGCTCCTAGAAGCAAGCTAAGATTAGTCTCTAGTTAGTTACAGCATGTGCCAGCTGTTAAGTTGTTAAGTCAGTTAAACCATGTGCTAGAAGGTTCTCACGGTTAAGTAGTTAGTCACCCCTTTTGTAACACAGCTTCAGTTTTTCATTTTGCTGCATAATGAGATTCAAGACTCACCTCATCCTTCTCAAACCCTCATCTATACCCTTCTTCCTTTAAACTCTGCTTCTGAAGCCTGATACCTTTCATATAGCCTGAGGTAttagaaaataattaaatttaatttgcaCCATACACTTAAAAGATGaaatatattaatataaaaaacagATACAACTTCTATACATGAAAACAGCATTCCTCGCATCATTCACATTACATATAAGATATATGATGATGGCCGCCACCGTGGTGTCCAAAATCACCAGCAACATGATGGTGTgcatggtgatgatgatgatgatgatgaccaccTTGGCCATGTGTATGATggttgtgatgatgatgatgatgatgaccaccTTGGTCATGTGTATGATggttgtgatgatgatgatgatgttgatcatCACCTCCACCCCCACTACCACCATCATCACCACCATCTTCACCACCACCCTCACCAATATCACCACCACCTTCTTCATCACCGCCATCATCGCTGTGGCTGTGGCAACGATACAAGAGAGTGGATATAAATGCTAGAATGATGAAAACACCAAACATGGAAACAGCTACTATGATAAATTCTTGAGCCATGTCTTCTCTTCTGAAAATAAAACGCGGCAATGTTTAATTATTCCACGCTGTAGCTGTATAGATTCTTTTATAGGCACTGCTATATGAATTTTATTATATGTTACGGGTAAGACTTGTATTTGTTTGCTTGGAAAGAGTCAAGTTAGCTTGTGTGTggtttcttgtttaattttcattCGTCAACTGTTGGTATTGAGTATAGTATGTGTTTCCTGATAAAATTCCAgtttcaaaatataaaattttaattgtttcggtactttcaaaaagaaaaaaatagaagaagtcAAATTTTTAaggtcaaaatttaaaattttaataatattaaaaaaaagtactttatttaatttttttaaattataatctaTCTCTTCCacttctatatttattttaaactaaatatataaactaaatataatatgaaaaaataatttattccgTANNNNNNNNNNNNNNNNNNNNNNNNNTTGCCTATTAATATCTGTCTCTTAATTTTAATCTCATTTCTAAATACAATCATATATactaataaataagagaaaagataagaaaatatcaAAAAATATGCATGCATGCCTTTATTAATATATAAGACAAGTTTTgacgatttttttatttttctagcatTACCGTAATATGATCACCTAATATATAATTATCGGATCATGAATTTAATCTCTTTATAAAATGAGCTGGATTTGAATTTTATCATATCCGATTTAATTAATTATTCACGTGTAGGCTTAACAGTTATttatattcatatatatatataggaataagtacgattttggtttttaaaatatagatcaaaatttttttttgtctttaatatttttttgtatataaaaTCGTCTCTAAGGTTTAACGTAGTTTTAAAATCGTTTTTCGGACTAAAATATCATTCTCATTCTTCACCACAATACccagttcttcttcttctctatcaCAGCAGcatctcttccttttttttttcttttttttttaactatttttaacaaaatttcAACTAACAAATATCACAAAATGAAAATAGAATTTCAACTAACAAATATCAGAAATAGAAGAATGGAATAAAATCATAAGCAAAACCAAAACAAAAGAACAATAGAATCAATCAGAATAGAATCAAAGTCAACAACAACGATGTgattaacaaaatcaacaaatcaacAAATCTAACAAtgcaattaacaaaagaaacagaagcagaataatcaacttaattaacaaaattaaaaataaaagcagAATAATCAACTTAATCAAAAACAGAATTGGAGCCCAGCGGCGAGCGACGAGGAACAGCGGTGACATGCGACGAGCAGCGAGAAACAGCCGCGAGCTAACGAGAAAGAGAAGTAGCGGCGAGATCCAGCGACGAGAATGCAAAGCAGTGGCGAACGACGAGGAGCAGCGACGAGCGACGAGGAACAGCAGAGACCGACGAGCTAGCGAGGAGGATGAGCAAAACGACAACGTGGCAAACGTCCTCCTCGCCGATCTGCTGGTGTTGACATCCGTCCTCTTTTGTCGACATCGTCGCCACCCTCCctttccccttttttttcttaCCTTCcctttctcctccttcttcttccctCCCCCCTCGCGcgattttcttttcatttttaattgATGTTTagttaacaattttttttcatcCTTTTCAAAATGGAGAGTGTCTACTACTTGAACTATTACAAATTAAATCTattagaaaaaattttaaatatattggaAACACCGATGttccagttattttaaccgttaatttcaattaatatatattatatatattttttgtaatttaaatcaacggttaaaacaactgaaatATCGGTATTTTCGGTACACTTAAAACTCTTCCAAtctattattagtttattacattGAGCGGGTCTAAGTTAAACTCAGAGGGAAAATAATAAGAgtgttttatgatttttttttttcattcttaaaAGTTAAATTTATTTTCAACTCNNNNNNNNNNNNNNNNNNNNNNNNNNNNNNNNNNNNNNNNNNNNNNNNNNNNNNNNNNNNNNNNNNNNNNNNNNNNNNNNNNNNNNNNNNNNNNNNNNAAAACAAAAGCCAAACAAACATGAATGTCGTACATGAAGAAACACAAAAGATATAACAAGTTATATAAAGACAAAATCAAGTGATATGAAAAAAATGGAACTAAAAATGTGATATCATATGACACACaaagtaaaatataaatttaataataaaaatagagtaaTAGTGATAAAAAACCTCGCATAGACATATGCAGCAGGTGTTACAAGTGAAGGGCCAGTATTTTCAGCAAAAACGAAAAACATTTTTTAAAGAACCAAAAATAAAATGGACGATAATATAATAATCTCTTTATTTTGCAGTGAACAGAAATAGTTTTTTGATAAATTAGAGTgataaaacaacttttagaagaaaaaaaatatttttttacttcttaaaaagctcttaaaacaacatttcaaaaaattaaaaatatattttaaaaacagGACCAAACAATATTAAtgtgacccaaaaaaaaaagtaataattttTGCCACTACTCCACCTTGATATATTGTTCCTCTGTCTTAGTGTGTTATTTCGAATATATTCAATTATTGGCAGCATTTTGGCATGAGAAAAGCTCAAGAACTAGCAgagtttattattttttgttaatttagtcatcaatttaattattttaatttaataattcaaTAACATACTTTTAGcctatacttttaaatattaatagttaattattaataaaaaataataaattacgcTAGCTTTCTAACATTTCTCTTCTGTTCTGACtatttatctatttatctatttGACGAAAAAAACTTTGTCCATGTATTCAGTGCTTTTAATTTTATGCCCCTTAATTTGTGATAATGGAGATTTTAGAGCAATTCTAATGGATTAATTTTGGGTATCATTTTTGACTtctacaaaataatttaaaattgaagctTGCATTAGA from Arachis ipaensis cultivar K30076 chromosome B02, Araip1.1, whole genome shotgun sequence harbors:
- the LOC110267927 gene encoding uncharacterized protein LOC110267927, whose translation is MAQEFIIVAVSMFGVFIILAFISTLLYRCHSHSDDGGDEEGGGDIGEGGGEDGGDDGGSGGGGDDQHHHHHHNHHTHDQGGGHHHHHHHHAHHHVAGDFGHHGGGHHHISYM